The Streptomyces sp. NBC_00344 genome includes a window with the following:
- a CDS encoding phosphatase PAP2 family protein, whose translation MPYTATRDRPRWWTELLVIAVVYSAYSSGRLLARGDTRSAIDHGLSILHIEKVLHLNVEHPLNRLFTHISALGIPADFAYASLHYLVTPAVLIWLFRRRPVQYRAARTWLMLSTLLGLVGFTLLPTCPPRLLAPGEGFVDTMAQYSSYGWWGTEASAPRGLGGMTNQFAAMPSLHVGWALWCGVMLWRHGRTPLTRILGVAYPLTITFVVMGTANHYLLDALAGVAVMGAGLLLAGPVMRLADRIRERFASGTSGTRSPVVSGGWKTSAGEHFPGQRISSASSPTAADSAGDGAPTAAR comes from the coding sequence ATGCCGTACACCGCGACCCGTGATCGGCCCCGTTGGTGGACAGAGCTCCTGGTGATCGCTGTCGTCTACAGCGCGTACTCGTCGGGCAGGCTGCTGGCACGCGGCGACACCCGGAGCGCGATCGACCACGGACTGTCGATACTGCACATCGAGAAGGTCCTCCATCTCAATGTCGAGCACCCGCTGAACCGCCTGTTCACCCACATATCCGCGCTCGGCATACCCGCCGACTTCGCGTATGCCTCGCTGCACTACCTGGTGACCCCGGCGGTGCTGATATGGCTCTTCCGCCGGCGCCCGGTGCAGTACCGGGCGGCACGCACCTGGCTGATGCTCTCCACCCTGCTCGGCCTGGTCGGATTCACCCTGCTGCCCACCTGCCCTCCCCGGCTGCTCGCTCCCGGTGAGGGCTTTGTCGACACGATGGCCCAGTACAGCTCGTACGGCTGGTGGGGCACCGAGGCCAGCGCTCCGCGCGGACTCGGCGGCATGACCAACCAGTTCGCCGCGATGCCGAGCCTGCACGTCGGGTGGGCCCTGTGGTGCGGTGTGATGCTGTGGCGCCACGGCCGTACCCCGCTGACCCGGATACTTGGCGTCGCCTACCCCCTGACCATCACTTTCGTGGTGATGGGTACGGCGAACCACTACCTCCTCGACGCATTGGCGGGCGTCGCGGTGATGGGTGCGGGACTTCTGCTGGCCGGTCCTGTGATGCGGCTCGCCGACCGAATACGCGAGCGGTTCGCCTCCGGCACTTCCGGGACACGGTCCCCGGTTGTCAGTGGCGGATGGAAGACTTCCGCGGGTGAGCACTTCCCCGGACAGCGGATCTCCTCCGCCTCCTCCCCCACAGCGGCCGACTCGGCCGGCGACGGCGCTCCGACAGCGGCTCGCTGA
- a CDS encoding histidine phosphatase family protein encodes MAPRMLLARHGQTEWSLSGRHTGRTDIALLDEGRRGAKLLGERLHRSPWNGVPDAGVLTSPLVRASETCALAGFADRAEEWDGLLEWNYGAYEGLTPAEIQSIRPGWFIWRDGVPGGESVADITARADEVVERVRTADRDVLVFAHGHILRALAARWLGYDLTFAARIRLAPTSLSLLGWAYDAPAVERWNDTGHLEL; translated from the coding sequence ATGGCACCCCGCATGCTGCTGGCCCGGCATGGACAGACCGAATGGTCCCTGTCCGGGAGGCACACCGGCAGAACGGACATAGCCCTGCTCGACGAGGGCCGTCGCGGGGCGAAGCTCCTGGGTGAGCGGCTGCACCGCTCACCGTGGAACGGGGTGCCGGACGCCGGGGTGCTGACCAGTCCGCTGGTGCGGGCGAGCGAAACCTGCGCTTTGGCCGGGTTCGCCGACCGGGCCGAGGAGTGGGACGGGCTCCTGGAGTGGAACTACGGGGCGTACGAGGGCCTGACCCCGGCCGAGATCCAGTCGATCCGGCCCGGCTGGTTCATCTGGCGCGACGGCGTCCCCGGCGGGGAGTCGGTCGCCGACATCACCGCCCGCGCGGACGAGGTCGTCGAGCGTGTCCGTACGGCAGACCGCGATGTGCTGGTCTTCGCGCACGGCCACATCCTGCGGGCTCTCGCGGCACGCTGGCTGGGCTACGACCTCACCTTCGCCGCCCGCATCCGGCTCGCCCCCACCTCACTCTCACTGCTTGGCTGGGCCTATGACGCCCCCGCGGTGGAGCGCTGGAACGACACCGGTCATCTGGAGCTCTGA
- a CDS encoding tetratricopeptide repeat protein, whose amino-acid sequence MAMSRAVRNPAFRQLRGQRSPGEFAAAVRRAAREIGEQVACDARYIGRVEAGEIRCPNYAYERVFLHMFPGSTLSDLGFSDRETVRGRGAHPAPPPDGPHGHPGSGRPHGNNPSSTKNDEESDVLRRAFMAGGSAAMAAVSLGLGPAPVTRSRHVGDAEVSAVEAAVRQIRLLDDRHGADGLYQRAAQPLHAAYALLDANTARRSAADRLHAGAGELAISVGWLAHDSGRFDDARSHYAEALATARVSGDPALEAHAFCNTAFLARDAGRPREAVRAAQAGERAAKHLSSPRLLALLTLREAGGWAGLGDRAGCSEALGRAKSLFVRGASDADPEWMTFFVEAELEMLEAQCWSALGDWPRAARHAQRAADLQDPHFARNLALYRAQLADDLARAGAPDRAAHAGHRVLDLLDRGQVQSSRIQAMLAGTARRLLPQRRAAGVPDFLERHASTPRPV is encoded by the coding sequence ATGGCGATGTCACGGGCAGTACGCAACCCGGCATTCCGACAACTGCGCGGGCAGCGTTCGCCCGGCGAGTTCGCGGCGGCCGTCCGCCGCGCCGCCCGCGAGATCGGCGAGCAAGTGGCGTGCGACGCGCGGTACATCGGACGGGTGGAGGCCGGCGAGATCCGCTGCCCCAACTACGCGTACGAGCGGGTGTTCCTGCACATGTTCCCCGGTTCGACGCTCAGCGATCTGGGGTTCTCCGACCGGGAGACGGTACGCGGCAGAGGCGCGCACCCCGCGCCGCCCCCGGACGGACCGCACGGCCACCCCGGCAGCGGCAGGCCCCACGGCAACAACCCCAGCAGTACCAAGAACGACGAGGAGAGCGACGTGCTGCGTCGCGCATTCATGGCAGGCGGCTCCGCTGCGATGGCGGCCGTCTCGCTGGGCCTCGGTCCGGCCCCCGTAACCCGGTCACGTCATGTCGGCGATGCCGAGGTCAGTGCCGTCGAGGCGGCCGTACGGCAGATCCGGCTGCTCGACGACCGCCACGGCGCCGACGGTCTCTACCAGCGCGCGGCGCAGCCGCTGCATGCCGCCTACGCCCTGCTCGACGCGAACACGGCCCGGAGGTCGGCGGCGGACCGGCTGCATGCGGGCGCCGGTGAACTGGCCATCTCGGTGGGCTGGCTGGCGCACGACTCGGGCCGTTTCGACGACGCGCGCTCGCACTACGCCGAGGCGCTGGCCACCGCACGGGTCTCCGGCGATCCGGCGCTCGAGGCCCACGCCTTCTGCAACACGGCGTTCCTGGCCCGCGACGCGGGGAGGCCGCGCGAGGCGGTGCGGGCAGCCCAGGCCGGCGAGCGCGCGGCGAAACATCTGTCGTCGCCCCGGCTGCTCGCCCTGCTGACGCTGCGGGAGGCGGGCGGCTGGGCGGGGCTCGGCGACCGTGCCGGGTGCTCAGAGGCGCTCGGCCGGGCCAAGTCCCTGTTCGTACGCGGGGCTTCGGATGCTGACCCGGAGTGGATGACCTTCTTCGTGGAGGCGGAGCTGGAGATGCTGGAGGCCCAGTGCTGGTCGGCGCTCGGCGACTGGCCGCGGGCGGCCCGGCACGCGCAGCGCGCCGCCGATCTGCAGGACCCGCACTTCGCACGCAATCTCGCCCTGTACCGCGCGCAGCTGGCCGACGATCTCGCCAGGGCGGGGGCCCCCGACCGCGCGGCGCACGCCGGGCACCGGGTGCTCGACCTGCTCGACCGGGGCCAGGTGCAGTCGTCCCGCATCCAGGCGATGCTGGCGGGCACGGCACGGCGCTTGCTGCCGCAGCGCAGGGCGGCCGGGGTGCCGGACTTCCTCGAGCGGCACGCCTCGACACCCCGTCCGGTGTGA
- a CDS encoding spermidine synthase, producing MAKNKRQGRSAPEAVVEQVGGGVAELRPDRDRPRGRTLLLDGAPQSHVDLDDPTYLEFEYQRRLGHVIDLVAPPRQPLQIVHLGGGAFTLARYAAATRPRSTQQIVEADGPLVQLVRRELPLDPGARIRVRTADARAGLAKIPDAWADLVIADVFSGARTPAHLTSAEFLTEVRRALKPSGWYAANLADGPPLAHLRGQIATAAAVFPELALAAEPTVLRGRRFGNAVLVGAAVALPVGELTRRVAGDGYAGRVESGRPLVDFAGGARVVSDADAVASPAPPPAVFD from the coding sequence GTGGCGAAGAACAAGAGGCAGGGCCGGTCAGCACCCGAGGCCGTCGTCGAGCAGGTGGGCGGCGGGGTCGCCGAGCTGAGGCCCGACCGGGACCGCCCGCGCGGCCGGACGCTGCTGCTCGACGGCGCCCCGCAGTCCCATGTGGATCTCGACGACCCCACCTACCTCGAATTCGAGTACCAGCGCAGGCTCGGCCATGTCATCGACCTCGTCGCACCGCCCAGGCAGCCGCTGCAGATCGTCCACCTCGGCGGCGGCGCCTTCACGCTGGCCCGCTACGCCGCGGCGACCCGCCCCCGCTCCACCCAGCAGATCGTCGAGGCCGACGGACCGCTGGTCCAACTGGTGCGGCGGGAGCTCCCGCTGGACCCGGGAGCGCGGATACGCGTCCGTACCGCCGACGCCAGAGCAGGACTGGCGAAGATCCCCGACGCCTGGGCCGACCTGGTCATAGCGGATGTGTTCAGCGGCGCACGTACGCCTGCTCACCTCACCAGCGCGGAGTTCCTCACCGAGGTCCGCAGGGCGCTGAAGCCGTCCGGCTGGTACGCCGCCAATCTGGCGGACGGTCCGCCGCTCGCCCATCTCCGCGGTCAGATCGCGACCGCCGCGGCGGTCTTCCCCGAGCTGGCGCTGGCCGCTGAGCCGACCGTGCTGCGGGGGCGGAGGTTCGGGAACGCGGTGCTCGTAGGGGCCGCCGTGGCGCTGCCGGTGGGGGAGCTGACACGGCGGGTCGCCGGCGACGGGTACGCCGGGCGGGTCGAGTCCGGGCGCCCACTGGTGGATTTCGCCGGTGGCGCGCGCGTGGTGAGCGATGCGGACGCGGTGGCCTCGCCCGCCCCGCCGCCCGCTGTGTTCGACTGA
- a CDS encoding response regulator transcription factor: protein MASVLVVEDDQFVRSALIRHLTEASHTVRSVGTALEALREVAHFGFDLVILDLGLPDLDGAEALKMLRGITDVPVIIATARDDEAGIVRLLNDGADDYLVKPFSVEHLSARMAAVLRRSRARAGAEPPSRLIRVGGLSVDPLRRQAELDGIQLDLTRREFDLLTFLAGRPGVVVARKELLAEVWQQSYGDDQTIDVHLSWLRRKLGETAAKPRYLHTLRGVGVKLEPPR from the coding sequence ATGGCAAGTGTGCTCGTGGTCGAGGACGACCAGTTCGTACGCTCCGCCCTCATCCGGCACCTGACCGAGGCCTCCCACACCGTACGGAGCGTCGGCACGGCCCTGGAGGCGCTGCGTGAGGTGGCCCATTTCGGCTTCGACCTGGTCATTCTCGATCTGGGGCTGCCGGACCTCGACGGGGCCGAGGCGCTCAAGATGCTGCGCGGCATCACCGACGTCCCAGTGATCATCGCCACTGCACGGGACGACGAGGCGGGAATCGTACGGCTGTTGAACGACGGCGCCGACGACTACCTGGTCAAGCCCTTCTCGGTGGAGCATCTGTCCGCCCGGATGGCAGCCGTACTGCGCCGCTCGCGCGCCAGGGCGGGCGCCGAACCGCCCTCGCGGCTGATCAGGGTGGGCGGCCTCTCGGTCGACCCGCTGCGCCGGCAGGCGGAGCTGGACGGGATCCAACTCGACCTCACCCGCAGAGAGTTCGACCTGCTGACCTTCCTCGCGGGGCGCCCTGGCGTGGTCGTGGCACGCAAGGAACTGCTCGCCGAGGTGTGGCAGCAGTCGTACGGCGACGACCAGACCATCGACGTGCATCTGTCCTGGCTGCGCCGGAAACTGGGCGAGACCGCGGCCAAACCCCGCTATCTGCACACCCTCCGGGGCGTCGGAGTGAAACTGGAACCGCCCCGATGA
- a CDS encoding HAMP domain-containing sensor histidine kinase, with protein MRWALVRVSLAVTAMVVVAFAVPLGLVIREMASDRAFSDAERNAAAIGPTLSITADRLALEKAVASTPAGAANRMAVHVPAAGEPRSRAIEIGKRRASRKDIEAARRQAVITDVPGGSALLQPTALSTGKIAVVEVYVPENEVSNGVGTAWLVLAGVGAALIVGSVAVADRLGVRMVRPAQRLARAAHDLGEGRLSVRVPEEGPPELRSAASAFNSMADQVVQLLDNERELAADLSHRLRTPLTVLRLNAASLGDSPAAEQTRAAVEKLEREVDTIIRTAREQRPQTQGGQGGAGCDASDVIHERMSFWSALAEDEGREVRLAGIDRPVRIPVVRAELAAALDALLGNVFRHTPEGTPFAVDVHNADDAVIVLVSDAGGGIADPAAALARGNSGERAGSTGLGLDIVRRVAESTGGDVRIGRSVLGGTEVRIWIALDGGRTAQGRGHRVRSRRRTALRRPTSV; from the coding sequence ATGAGGTGGGCCCTGGTCCGGGTGTCCCTGGCCGTCACCGCGATGGTCGTGGTGGCCTTCGCCGTGCCGCTGGGCCTGGTCATCAGGGAGATGGCCAGCGACCGCGCCTTCTCCGACGCCGAGCGGAACGCGGCGGCGATCGGCCCCACCCTCTCCATCACCGCCGACCGCCTGGCGCTGGAGAAGGCCGTCGCCTCCACCCCGGCCGGCGCCGCGAACCGGATGGCGGTGCATGTGCCGGCGGCCGGCGAACCGCGCAGCCGGGCCATCGAGATCGGGAAACGGCGGGCGAGCCGCAAGGACATCGAGGCGGCCCGCAGACAGGCCGTGATCACCGACGTGCCCGGCGGCTCAGCGCTGCTCCAGCCGACCGCCCTCTCCACCGGCAAGATCGCGGTGGTGGAGGTGTACGTCCCGGAGAACGAGGTCTCCAACGGGGTGGGCACCGCATGGCTGGTGCTCGCAGGCGTCGGGGCCGCACTGATCGTCGGCTCGGTGGCGGTGGCCGACCGGCTCGGCGTGCGTATGGTCCGCCCGGCGCAACGGCTCGCACGGGCCGCACACGATCTGGGCGAGGGCAGGCTCTCGGTCCGGGTTCCCGAGGAGGGGCCGCCCGAACTGCGGTCGGCCGCCTCCGCGTTCAACTCCATGGCCGACCAGGTCGTCCAGCTCCTCGACAACGAGCGCGAGCTGGCGGCCGACCTGTCCCACCGGTTGCGTACCCCGCTCACCGTGCTCCGGCTCAACGCGGCATCCCTCGGGGACAGCCCGGCGGCCGAACAGACCCGTGCCGCAGTCGAGAAGCTGGAGCGTGAGGTCGACACCATCATCCGCACCGCGCGCGAGCAGCGCCCGCAGACCCAGGGCGGACAGGGCGGCGCCGGCTGCGACGCTTCCGACGTCATCCATGAGCGGATGTCCTTCTGGTCGGCGCTCGCCGAGGACGAGGGCCGGGAGGTGCGGCTCGCCGGCATCGACCGGCCGGTACGCATCCCGGTGGTCCGGGCCGAACTGGCGGCGGCTCTCGACGCGTTGCTCGGCAACGTGTTCCGGCACACCCCCGAGGGCACTCCCTTCGCGGTCGACGTGCACAACGCGGACGACGCCGTCATCGTGCTGGTCTCCGACGCGGGCGGCGGTATCGCCGACCCGGCCGCCGCACTGGCACGCGGTAACAGCGGCGAGCGGGCGGGCTCCACCGGACTCGGCCTGGACATCGTGCGCCGGGTCGCCGAGTCGACCGGCGGCGACGTCCGCATCGGCCGCTCGGTCCTCGGCGGCACCGAGGTCCGTATCTGGATCGCGCTGGACGGCGGCCGTACGGCGCAGGGGCGCGGGCACCGGGTGCGCAGCCGACGGCGCACCGCGCTGCGCCGGCCGACATCCGTCTGA
- a CDS encoding glycoside hydrolase family 18 protein, translated as MSTTTHRRKVSGRTKVMGAVIAAAVAGGGAFALTGTAQAASIGAAYTKTSDWNGGYTGQYVVTNDAGKALKDWTLEFDLPEGTRLSSLWNASSTVDGRHVTVKPASWDKEGIAAGKSVTIGFVTAASGKAGDPTGCVIDGTKCSVDAGGTPEPSGRPTGTPKPTATPSAPATPPPTPTPTGTTGTGSGTAKGAGFAPYIDTSLYPAYDLLDTAGKTGVKEFNLAFVTSGGSCAPLWGGVTALGDDKVASQIGDLRAKGGDVRVSFGGASGTELGIACKSAGDLAAAYGKVIDTYKITKVDFDIEGSALPDTASNTRRAQAIAQLQKSHPGLDVSYTLPVMPEGLTQPGVDLIADAKKNGVGISAVNIMAMDYGASYSGDMGGYAIQAATATQAQIKGVLGLSDADAWKTVAVTPMIGVNDVNTEIFKVDDAKQLADFARSKGLGRLAMWSGARDKACPGGPKNSADATCSSIDQDALAFTKAFGANS; from the coding sequence ATGAGTACGACGACGCACCGGCGCAAGGTGAGTGGCAGGACGAAGGTCATGGGCGCGGTCATTGCCGCGGCGGTCGCCGGCGGCGGAGCGTTCGCACTGACCGGCACCGCGCAGGCCGCGTCCATCGGCGCCGCCTACACCAAGACCTCGGACTGGAACGGCGGTTACACCGGCCAGTACGTCGTGACCAATGACGCCGGCAAGGCGCTCAAGGACTGGACGCTGGAGTTCGACCTGCCCGAAGGGACCAGGCTGAGCTCGCTCTGGAACGCCTCTTCCACAGTGGACGGCCGGCACGTCACCGTGAAGCCGGCGAGCTGGGACAAGGAAGGCATCGCCGCGGGCAAGTCCGTCACCATCGGCTTCGTCACCGCGGCGAGCGGCAAGGCGGGCGACCCGACCGGCTGTGTCATCGACGGCACCAAGTGCTCGGTCGACGCCGGAGGCACCCCCGAGCCGAGCGGCCGCCCCACCGGCACGCCCAAGCCGACGGCCACTCCCTCGGCCCCCGCGACGCCGCCCCCGACACCCACCCCCACGGGCACCACGGGCACGGGCAGCGGCACCGCGAAGGGCGCGGGCTTCGCCCCGTACATCGACACCTCGCTCTACCCCGCGTACGACCTGCTCGACACGGCCGGCAAGACCGGAGTGAAGGAGTTCAACCTGGCCTTCGTCACCTCCGGCGGCAGCTGTGCCCCGCTGTGGGGGGGCGTCACCGCCCTCGGTGACGACAAGGTCGCCTCCCAGATCGGTGACCTGCGAGCCAAGGGCGGAGACGTCCGGGTCTCCTTCGGTGGAGCATCCGGCACCGAACTCGGTATCGCCTGCAAGTCCGCCGGCGACCTGGCCGCGGCGTACGGCAAGGTCATCGACACCTACAAGATCACCAAGGTCGACTTCGACATCGAGGGCAGTGCGCTCCCCGACACCGCGTCCAACACCCGCCGCGCCCAGGCCATCGCCCAGCTCCAGAAGTCCCACCCGGGCCTCGACGTCTCGTACACCCTGCCGGTCATGCCCGAGGGCCTGACGCAGCCGGGTGTGGACCTGATCGCCGACGCGAAGAAGAACGGCGTCGGGATCTCCGCGGTCAACATCATGGCGATGGACTACGGGGCGTCCTACAGCGGCGACATGGGCGGCTACGCGATCCAGGCGGCGACCGCCACCCAGGCCCAGATCAAGGGTGTGCTCGGGCTGTCCGACGCGGACGCCTGGAAGACGGTCGCGGTCACCCCGATGATCGGTGTCAACGACGTCAACACCGAGATCTTCAAGGTCGACGACGCCAAGCAGTTGGCGGACTTCGCCAGGTCGAAGGGCCTGGGCCGGCTGGCCATGTGGTCCGGGGCCCGGGACAAGGCCTGCCCCGGCGGTCCCAAGAACTCCGCGGACGCGACCTGCTCGTCGATCGACCAGGACGCGCTCGCCTTCACGAAGGCGTTCGGCGCGAACAGCTGA
- a CDS encoding TetR family transcriptional regulator, with protein sequence MAWDTEGTRRRLKEAATVEFAAHGPDGTTMARIAERAGINKERLYKYFGDKQSLFGTVLRDELEKLAASAKPPAAGLQDIGEFAGLTFDYHAAHPELARLLQWEGLAGGRVADEVNRTAHYQEKVRAVSAAQRAGDLTDDLDPADLVFMIIALAAWWFSVPQVARMLTGTDAGAPAELARRRACVVRAAQRLALPSHPGVR encoded by the coding sequence ATGGCTTGGGACACCGAGGGGACGCGGCGACGGCTCAAGGAAGCGGCGACGGTCGAGTTCGCCGCGCACGGCCCGGACGGCACGACGATGGCCCGCATCGCGGAGCGCGCCGGGATCAACAAGGAGCGTCTCTACAAGTACTTCGGCGACAAGCAGTCCCTGTTCGGGACGGTGCTCCGCGACGAGCTGGAGAAGCTCGCCGCATCCGCGAAGCCGCCCGCCGCGGGCCTTCAGGACATCGGGGAGTTCGCCGGGCTCACCTTCGACTACCACGCGGCCCATCCCGAGCTGGCCCGGCTGCTGCAGTGGGAGGGTCTGGCGGGTGGCCGGGTGGCCGACGAGGTGAACCGCACCGCGCACTACCAGGAGAAGGTGCGGGCGGTCTCGGCCGCGCAGCGCGCCGGTGACCTCACCGACGACCTGGACCCGGCCGATCTGGTGTTCATGATCATCGCGCTGGCCGCATGGTGGTTCTCCGTGCCTCAGGTCGCCCGGATGCTCACCGGCACCGACGCCGGCGCTCCGGCCGAACTCGCCCGGCGCCGCGCCTGCGTCGTACGCGCGGCGCAGCGGCTCGCCCTGCCGTCCCACCCGGGCGTGCGGTAA
- a CDS encoding ABC transporter substrate-binding protein produces MRITRTVGGRSRRAAVLATTGLTATALLLAGCSDSDSSDTGKSESNGPITLTVSDFGQFGYKEAGLFAQYHKLHPKITVKENTTADEKVYYPKLLQQLNSNSGLSDVQGVEVGRIKEVVDTKANQFADLSKVINVGDWVSWKEKQATTPGGQVIGAGTDIGPMSLCYNTDLFKKAGLPTDRDKVAKLVEGGWSDYLALGEKYKKSAPAKTYFMDSASAMFNAVVSSNAQQYYDASGKPIYKTSSSVKDGWDLAAQAATKGLSQGLAEFNPPWVNALRKGTVATVPCPAWMAGQISTNAGVANKGKWDITTAPGSSSANWGGSFLAVPKSGKHVAEASALVKWLTAPQQQAAVFKAIGSFPSNKGAYTLPDVQNAKLPYFNDAPIGKIYAQEATTIPETVLGPKDGVIKDTFSTQINNMEQRHTSSKDAWDAAISSIDKAVG; encoded by the coding sequence ATGCGTATCACCCGCACCGTCGGCGGCCGAAGCCGCAGAGCCGCGGTACTAGCCACCACGGGCCTCACGGCCACAGCCCTGCTGCTGGCCGGCTGCAGCGATTCGGATTCATCGGACACCGGCAAGTCCGAATCGAACGGGCCGATCACGCTGACCGTCTCGGACTTCGGGCAGTTCGGCTACAAGGAGGCCGGGCTCTTCGCGCAGTACCACAAGCTGCACCCGAAGATCACGGTCAAGGAGAACACCACCGCCGACGAGAAGGTCTACTACCCCAAGCTGCTCCAGCAGCTGAACTCCAACAGCGGTCTGTCCGACGTCCAGGGCGTCGAAGTCGGCCGGATCAAGGAGGTCGTCGACACCAAGGCGAACCAGTTCGCCGACCTCAGCAAGGTGATCAACGTCGGCGACTGGGTGTCCTGGAAGGAGAAGCAGGCCACCACACCGGGCGGTCAGGTGATCGGCGCGGGTACCGACATCGGCCCCATGTCTCTCTGCTACAACACCGACCTCTTCAAGAAGGCCGGCCTGCCGACCGACCGCGACAAGGTGGCCAAGCTGGTCGAGGGGGGCTGGAGCGACTACCTCGCGCTCGGCGAGAAGTACAAGAAGAGCGCGCCCGCCAAGACCTACTTCATGGACTCGGCCAGCGCGATGTTCAACGCCGTGGTGAGCTCGAACGCCCAGCAGTACTACGACGCGAGCGGCAAGCCGATCTACAAGACCAGCTCCAGCGTCAAGGACGGCTGGGACCTGGCGGCCCAGGCGGCGACCAAGGGCCTTTCCCAGGGCCTCGCCGAGTTCAACCCCCCGTGGGTCAACGCACTGCGCAAGGGCACCGTCGCGACCGTCCCCTGCCCCGCCTGGATGGCCGGTCAGATCTCGACCAATGCCGGTGTCGCCAACAAGGGCAAGTGGGACATCACCACGGCGCCCGGTTCGTCGTCGGCCAACTGGGGCGGTTCGTTCCTGGCCGTGCCCAAGAGCGGCAAGCACGTCGCCGAGGCCAGCGCGCTCGTGAAGTGGCTGACCGCCCCCCAGCAGCAGGCCGCGGTGTTCAAGGCGATCGGCTCCTTCCCGTCCAACAAGGGCGCCTACACCCTTCCCGACGTGCAGAACGCCAAGCTGCCGTACTTCAATGACGCGCCGATCGGCAAGATCTACGCACAGGAGGCCACGACCATCCCGGAGACGGTGCTCGGCCCGAAGGACGGCGTGATCAAGGACACCTTCTCCACCCAGATCAACAACATGGAGCAGCGGCACACCAGCTCCAAGGACGCCTGGGACGCGGCCATCTCGTCGATCGACAAGGCGGTCGGCTGA
- a CDS encoding carbohydrate ABC transporter permease, with amino-acid sequence MATSTPTRDTYGPPDRGSQQISAARQKWRSRLWRFDDKASPYAYIAPFFLVFGAFGLYPLIYTGWIALHRVEMTGLDQMQWVGWDNFSRILQDSEFWTAVSNTFLIGVMSTVPQLLVALGLAHLLNYKLRASTFWRTIILTPYATSVASAALVFALVFRADGGLLNWVLHFIGLGHTNWTNGHWTSKIAISIIVIWRWTGYNTLIYLAAMQAVPTDLYEAASIDGASRWQQFRKVTIPSLRPTILFTIVISTIGSMQLFGEPLLLEGGTLGATGGNENQYETLSVYLYNYGWNLGHLGPAAAVAWAMLALLLIIAAINWLIGRFVRKSAA; translated from the coding sequence GTGGCAACCTCGACCCCCACCCGGGACACTTACGGCCCGCCTGACCGCGGCTCCCAGCAGATCTCTGCCGCCCGGCAGAAGTGGCGGAGCCGGCTGTGGCGGTTCGACGACAAAGCATCGCCGTACGCGTACATCGCCCCGTTCTTCCTCGTCTTCGGGGCCTTCGGCCTCTACCCGCTGATCTACACCGGCTGGATCGCCCTGCACCGGGTGGAGATGACCGGTCTCGACCAGATGCAGTGGGTCGGCTGGGACAACTTCTCCAGGATCCTTCAGGACTCCGAGTTCTGGACGGCGGTCAGCAACACCTTCCTGATCGGCGTCATGTCGACGGTTCCGCAGCTGCTGGTCGCGCTTGGCCTGGCCCATCTGCTGAACTACAAGCTGCGGGCAAGTACCTTCTGGCGCACGATCATCCTCACCCCGTACGCCACCTCGGTGGCGTCGGCCGCGCTGGTCTTCGCCCTGGTGTTCCGGGCCGACGGCGGACTGTTGAACTGGGTCCTGCACTTCATCGGGCTGGGCCACACCAACTGGACCAACGGGCACTGGACTTCGAAGATCGCCATCTCGATCATCGTGATCTGGCGCTGGACCGGCTACAACACCCTGATCTACCTGGCCGCCATGCAGGCCGTGCCGACGGATCTGTACGAGGCCGCATCGATCGACGGGGCCTCGCGCTGGCAGCAGTTCCGCAAGGTGACCATCCCCTCGCTGCGGCCGACGATCCTCTTCACGATCGTCATCTCGACCATCGGCTCCATGCAGCTGTTCGGCGAGCCGCTGCTGCTCGAGGGCGGCACCCTCGGAGCGACCGGCGGCAACGAGAACCAGTACGAGACGCTGAGTGTCTACCTCTACAACTACGGCTGGAATCTGGGGCATCTCGGTCCGGCCGCCGCAGTGGCCTGGGCCATGCTCGCCCTGCTGCTGATCATCGCGGCGATCAACTGGCTCATCGGCCGCTTCGTACGCAAGTCCGCGGCCTGA